One part of the Anopheles coustani chromosome 2, idAnoCousDA_361_x.2, whole genome shotgun sequence genome encodes these proteins:
- the LOC131263569 gene encoding leukotriene A-4 hydrolase isoform X1 — MSNLAQRSISLLFAGSIAVLLLASKSSITTMRLSPLDPSSYSNAHELIIRHVDLDWTVNFDKSTISGTATLHFKLLKSDLQEIFLDVSDITISSIAVKTSAGEAPLDWDVGGTVDNIGTKLTIYLPTKTSGELTLVIAYETSPKASALQWLTPEQTFGKKHPYLFSQCQAIHARSILPCQDTPAVKFTYNATLHHPTEVTGLMSAIKVDSEPGISKFQQKTPIPSYLLAIVVGALVSKPIGPISSVWAEQEQIEESAEEFSQTAEFLAKAEEICGPYVWERYDLLVMPPSFPFGGMENPCLTFVTPTLLAGDKSLATVVAHEIAHSWTGNLVTNKNFEHFWLNEGFTVFVEGKIVGRLAGNASRDFHALHGLSELSDCIKTQLADTPELTKLVVDLSECGPDDAFSTVPYIKGSTFLRYLEDLLGGPEKFEPFFRAYLNRFKYQSVLTNDFKQMLYDWFREDPKNEVLLERINWDTWLFGEGMPPVIPNYDRSMLEACLAHAALWAENDLETIKASPLLKQSLVSVQMIEFLAQLLEKKTIVDLSAEKIALLADTYGLSSTKNAELRFRLVRLYIRARLMDKMDEILAFLNSNFRMKFVRPIYKELAGWPTAKPIAVDNYNRVKDQMMTVCAYTVAKDLGLSNGADTE, encoded by the exons ATGTCTAATCTAGCCCAACGTTCAATATCGTTGCTGTTCGCTGGTTCAATTGCAGTACTGTTGCTAGCTTCGAAGAGCTCTATTACCACCATGCGTCTAAGCCCACTAGATCCCAGCTCCTACTCAAACGCTC ACGAGCTTATCATACGACATGTGGATTTGGATTGgacggtcaacttcgataagaGCACGATCTCCGGCACGGCGACTCTGCActttaaattgttgaaatcAGACCTGCAGGAAATT TTCCTCGATGTCAGCGATATTACCATATCTTCCATTGCTGTCAAAACGTCCGCTGGTGAGGCACCGCTGGACTGGGATGTGGGTGGCACGGTGGATAATATTGGAACAAAGTTGACCATCTACTTGCCGACCAAAACTAGCGGAGAGCTAACGTTGGTGATTGCCTACGAAACGTCGCCGAAGGCTAGCGCTCTACAGTGGTTAACACCAGAACAAACTTTTGGGAAAAAGCATCCGTATCTATTCAGCCAGTGTCAGGCGATTCATGCCAGATCGATATTGCCATGTCAAGATACACCGGCTGTTAAATTTACCTACAATGCAACA CTTCATCATCCAACTGAGGTCACCGGACTTATGAGCGCGATTAAAGTCGATTCCGAACCAGGGATTTCGAAGTTCCAGCAAAAAACACCCATTCCAAGCTATTTGCTAGCGATCGTAGTAGGTGCACTGGTATCGAAGCCCATTGGTCCGAT CTCAAGCGTTTGGGCGGAACAGGAGCAGATTGAAGAGTCGGCCGAAGAGTTTTCCCAGACCGCCGAGTTTCTTGCCAAAGCGGAAGAAATCTGTGGCCCGTACGTATGGGAGCGGTACGATCTGCTGGTAATGCCGCCGAGCTTCCCCTTTGGTGGCATGGAAAATCCGTGCCTCACATTCGTCACTCCGACGCTGCTGGCGGGCGATAAGTCGCTAGCCACGGTAGTGGCGCATGAAATCGCCCACAGCTGGACGGGTAATTTGGTGACGAACAAAAACTTTGAGCACTTCTGGCTGAACGAAGGCTTCACCGTGTTCGTGGAGGGAAAAATTGTCGGCCGACTAGCGGGGAACGCTTCGCGCGATTTTCACGCTCTGCACGGTTTGAGCGAACTGTCGGATTGT ATTAAAACCCAGCTAGCCGACACGCCCGAGCTGACGAAATTGGTCGTGGACCTTTCGGAGTGTGGGCCGGACGATGCCTTTTCGACCGTGCCTTACATTAAGGGCTCAACATTTCTACGCTATCTGGAGGATCTGCTGGGCGGACCGGAGAAGTTTGAACCATTCTTTCGAGCGTATTTGAACCGATTCAAGTATCAATCGGTGCTCACAAACGACTTCAAGCAGATGCTGTACGATTGGTTCCGTGAGGATCCGAAAAATGAAGTGCTACTCGAGCGTATCAACTGGGACACGTGGTTGTTTGGCGAGGGAATGCCACCGGTCATACCGAA CTACGATCGATCAATGTTGGAAGCCTGCTTGGCACATGCCGCTTTGTGGGCAGAGAACGATCTGGAAACCATCAAAGCCTCGCCGCTCCTGAAGCAATCCCTCGTCAGCGTACAAATGATCGAATTCCTTGCCCAGCTGCTGGAGAAGAAAACGATCGTCGATTTGTCGGCGGAGAAGATTGCCCTGCTGGCGGACACGTACGGGTTGAGTTCGACGAAAAATGCCGAACTCCGGTTCCGCCTCGTGCGCCTCTACATCCGTGCCCGCCTGATGGACAAAATGGATGAAATTCTTGCCTTCCTGAACAGCAACTTCCGGATGAAGTTTGTTCGTCCAATCTACAAGGAGCTCGCAGGGTGGCCGACGGCGAAGCCGATTGCCGTGGACAACTACAACCGCGTGAAGGACCAGATGATGACTGTCTGTGCCTACACTGTGGCAAAGGATTTGGGTCTTTCGAATGGGGCTGATACCGAGTAG
- the LOC131263569 gene encoding leukotriene A-4 hydrolase isoform X2 — MRLSPLDPSSYSNAHELIIRHVDLDWTVNFDKSTISGTATLHFKLLKSDLQEIFLDVSDITISSIAVKTSAGEAPLDWDVGGTVDNIGTKLTIYLPTKTSGELTLVIAYETSPKASALQWLTPEQTFGKKHPYLFSQCQAIHARSILPCQDTPAVKFTYNATLHHPTEVTGLMSAIKVDSEPGISKFQQKTPIPSYLLAIVVGALVSKPIGPISSVWAEQEQIEESAEEFSQTAEFLAKAEEICGPYVWERYDLLVMPPSFPFGGMENPCLTFVTPTLLAGDKSLATVVAHEIAHSWTGNLVTNKNFEHFWLNEGFTVFVEGKIVGRLAGNASRDFHALHGLSELSDCIKTQLADTPELTKLVVDLSECGPDDAFSTVPYIKGSTFLRYLEDLLGGPEKFEPFFRAYLNRFKYQSVLTNDFKQMLYDWFREDPKNEVLLERINWDTWLFGEGMPPVIPNYDRSMLEACLAHAALWAENDLETIKASPLLKQSLVSVQMIEFLAQLLEKKTIVDLSAEKIALLADTYGLSSTKNAELRFRLVRLYIRARLMDKMDEILAFLNSNFRMKFVRPIYKELAGWPTAKPIAVDNYNRVKDQMMTVCAYTVAKDLGLSNGADTE, encoded by the exons ATGCGTCTAAGCCCACTAGATCCCAGCTCCTACTCAAACGCTC ACGAGCTTATCATACGACATGTGGATTTGGATTGgacggtcaacttcgataagaGCACGATCTCCGGCACGGCGACTCTGCActttaaattgttgaaatcAGACCTGCAGGAAATT TTCCTCGATGTCAGCGATATTACCATATCTTCCATTGCTGTCAAAACGTCCGCTGGTGAGGCACCGCTGGACTGGGATGTGGGTGGCACGGTGGATAATATTGGAACAAAGTTGACCATCTACTTGCCGACCAAAACTAGCGGAGAGCTAACGTTGGTGATTGCCTACGAAACGTCGCCGAAGGCTAGCGCTCTACAGTGGTTAACACCAGAACAAACTTTTGGGAAAAAGCATCCGTATCTATTCAGCCAGTGTCAGGCGATTCATGCCAGATCGATATTGCCATGTCAAGATACACCGGCTGTTAAATTTACCTACAATGCAACA CTTCATCATCCAACTGAGGTCACCGGACTTATGAGCGCGATTAAAGTCGATTCCGAACCAGGGATTTCGAAGTTCCAGCAAAAAACACCCATTCCAAGCTATTTGCTAGCGATCGTAGTAGGTGCACTGGTATCGAAGCCCATTGGTCCGAT CTCAAGCGTTTGGGCGGAACAGGAGCAGATTGAAGAGTCGGCCGAAGAGTTTTCCCAGACCGCCGAGTTTCTTGCCAAAGCGGAAGAAATCTGTGGCCCGTACGTATGGGAGCGGTACGATCTGCTGGTAATGCCGCCGAGCTTCCCCTTTGGTGGCATGGAAAATCCGTGCCTCACATTCGTCACTCCGACGCTGCTGGCGGGCGATAAGTCGCTAGCCACGGTAGTGGCGCATGAAATCGCCCACAGCTGGACGGGTAATTTGGTGACGAACAAAAACTTTGAGCACTTCTGGCTGAACGAAGGCTTCACCGTGTTCGTGGAGGGAAAAATTGTCGGCCGACTAGCGGGGAACGCTTCGCGCGATTTTCACGCTCTGCACGGTTTGAGCGAACTGTCGGATTGT ATTAAAACCCAGCTAGCCGACACGCCCGAGCTGACGAAATTGGTCGTGGACCTTTCGGAGTGTGGGCCGGACGATGCCTTTTCGACCGTGCCTTACATTAAGGGCTCAACATTTCTACGCTATCTGGAGGATCTGCTGGGCGGACCGGAGAAGTTTGAACCATTCTTTCGAGCGTATTTGAACCGATTCAAGTATCAATCGGTGCTCACAAACGACTTCAAGCAGATGCTGTACGATTGGTTCCGTGAGGATCCGAAAAATGAAGTGCTACTCGAGCGTATCAACTGGGACACGTGGTTGTTTGGCGAGGGAATGCCACCGGTCATACCGAA CTACGATCGATCAATGTTGGAAGCCTGCTTGGCACATGCCGCTTTGTGGGCAGAGAACGATCTGGAAACCATCAAAGCCTCGCCGCTCCTGAAGCAATCCCTCGTCAGCGTACAAATGATCGAATTCCTTGCCCAGCTGCTGGAGAAGAAAACGATCGTCGATTTGTCGGCGGAGAAGATTGCCCTGCTGGCGGACACGTACGGGTTGAGTTCGACGAAAAATGCCGAACTCCGGTTCCGCCTCGTGCGCCTCTACATCCGTGCCCGCCTGATGGACAAAATGGATGAAATTCTTGCCTTCCTGAACAGCAACTTCCGGATGAAGTTTGTTCGTCCAATCTACAAGGAGCTCGCAGGGTGGCCGACGGCGAAGCCGATTGCCGTGGACAACTACAACCGCGTGAAGGACCAGATGATGACTGTCTGTGCCTACACTGTGGCAAAGGATTTGGGTCTTTCGAATGGGGCTGATACCGAGTAG
- the LOC131264046 gene encoding uncharacterized protein LOC131264046, whose protein sequence is MQTGAEFVLSPVGVTKIVSLLCMIVGGMIFITAGDCVESRFWTVSYITITTGSAVLTMFSYTTFALNLVKTEPGLKTQHITVLAISYAVFFFLLISSIITMTQCTHSVQVIQKIPEPLTMLAAVLLAISGTVLFLRWRATVQTEDLQQHSQELEPTETHASNPTPGRKSVMV, encoded by the exons ATGCAGACAGGCGCCGAATTTGTGCTTTCACCCGTTGGGGTGACAAAGATTGTATCACTA ctttGTATGATCGTTGGAGGAATGATTTTCATCACAGCCGGGGATTGTGTAGAGTCAAGGTTTTG GACTGTAAGCTATATTACGATCACAACCGGGAGTGCAGTTCTAACGATGTTCTCGTACACCACGTTTGCGCTCAATCTTGTTAAAACGGAACCGGGCCTCAAAACGCAGCATATCACGGTGTTGGCCATCTCCTACGcggtgttcttttttctcctgATCTCATCCATCATAACGATGACACAATGTACACACTCAGTGCAAGTCATTCAAAAGATACCGGAG CCCCTTACAATGCTTGCCGCAGTGCTGCTAGCAATCAGTGGAACGGTTTTATTTCTACGTTGGAGAGCTACGGTGCAGACGGAAGATTTACAGCAGCACAGTCAGGAATTGGAGCCTACTGAAACCCACGCTAGCAATCCAACACCAGGACGAAAGTCAGTGATGGTTTAA
- the LOC131263579 gene encoding PHD finger-like domain-containing protein 5A: MAKHHPDLIFCRKQPGVAIGRLCEKCDGKCVICDSYVRPCTLVRICDECNYGSYQGRCVICGGPGVSDAYYCKECTIQEKDRDGCPKIVNLGSSKTDLFYERKKYGFKR, translated from the exons ATGGCCAAACATCATCCTGATCTGATCTTTTGTCGTAAGCAACCTGGAGTAG CTATCGGACGCTTGTGTGAAAAGTGCGATGGAAAGTGTGTCATATGCGATTCCTATGTGCGACCCTGTACATTGGTTCGAATTTGTGACGAATGTAACTACGGTTCCTACCAGGGGCGATGCGTAATATGCGGTGGCCCAGGAGTCTCGGATGCGTACTACTGCAAGGAGTGTACAATTCAGGAAAAAGAT CGTGATGGATGCCCAAAGATCGTCAACCTGGGAAGCTCAAAGACTGATCTCTTCTACGAACGTAAAAAATACGGCTTCAAACGATAG
- the LOC131263571 gene encoding tRNA (adenine(58)-N(1))-methyltransferase non-catalytic subunit TRM6 gives MSDKIKLGDYLIVQRQKYMKLQKFNNLNTTVNLGKDQIELKLAENHPYHTTFHLVPKLERGKRQFTLDALSTPSEIRNLKELLIKESGSDNRNITDDRQSQALTTEEILKLREECESSSEVIGKLVENSKSFATKTEYSQEKYLKRKEKKYFEYITIRRPSIRVLCDIYWRLDPEKVLGVRFDTLSQIVSYSGVCSVGNYLLYESGTNGLLPAAMLNSIGKETGAKLVHLHPGNVAQKQALMAMDFPTEQLARCVSVNIYSVIRHYYQEKESTNGGEAIVEEVKEVIKTQEEQEMVEKDEISNGETKKRKLEDGTENGKNAEDGEPNAKLVKLEKEKQTWELENETAAGLMREKFDSLVIVAKEHPYSILKALLPFVKPSRPVVIFSTSREILAECYVDMKTEAAVTYLRLTSNWTRQLQVLPNRTHPDVTMSGSSGYVLTGYTIG, from the coding sequence ATGTCGGACAAGATCAAATTGGGCGACTACTTGATCGTGCAGCGACAGAAGTACATGAAGTTGCAAAAATTCAACAATCTCAACACGACCGTCAATCTGGGCAAAGATCAGATCGAACTGAAACTAGCCGAGAATCATCCGTACCACACCACGTTCCACTTGGTGCCGAAACTGGAACGTGGTAAGCGACAGTTCACGCTGGACGCACTATCGACCCCTTCGGAAATCCGCAATCTAAAGGAGTTGCTGATCAAGGAAAGCGGAAGCGACAATCGCAACATCACCGACGATCGACAATCGCAGGCACTGACGACGGAGGAAATCTTGAAGCTGCGCGAAGAGTGCGAATCGTCTTCCGAGGTGATCGGCAAGCTGGTGGAAAACTCCAAAAGTTTCGCTACGAAAACGGAATACTCCCAGGAGAAGTATCTGAAACGGAAGGAGAAAAAGTATTTCGAGTACATCACGATACGACGGCCGTCGATTCGCGTGCTGTGCGACATCTACTGGCGTTTGGATCCGGAGAAGGTGCTCGGGGTGCGCTTCGACACCCTGTCACAGATTGTGTCCTACAGTGGGGTGTGTAGCGTTGGCAACTATCTACTGTACGAGTCGGGCACGAACGGGTTGCTTCCGGCAGCGATGCTCAATTCCATCGGGAAGGAAACCGGGGCCAAACTGGTGCATTTACATCCGGGGAACGTCGCACAAAAGCAGGCTCTTATGGCAATGGATTTCCCTACTGAACAGCTGGCACGATGCGTGTCAGTAAATATCTACTCGGTGATAAGACATTACTATCAGGAGAAGGAATCAACCAACGGCGGTGAGGCAATTGTAGAGGAAGTGAAGGAAGTTATAAAAACCCAAGAGGAGCAAGAAATGGTCGAAAAAGATGAGATTTCCAacggtgaaacaaaaaagcgtAAGCTTGAAGATGgcacggaaaatggaaagaacgCCGAAGACGGAGAACCGAATGCCAAACTGGTCAAGCtggagaaagagaaacaaacgtGGGAACTTGAAAACGAAACTGCTGCAGGCTTAATGAGGGAAAAGTTCGACTCGCTAGTTATTGTGGCGAAGGAACATCCGTACAGTATTCTAAAGGCCTTGCTGCCGTTCGTGAAGCCCAGCCGGCCGGTTGTGATTTTCTCTACCTCAAGGGAAATCCTCGCCGAATGCTACGTGGACATGAAAACGGAGGCTGCGGTAACGTACCTGCGGCTGACGTCCAATTGGACAAGACAGTTGCAGGTTCTTCCCAACCGTACCCATCCGGACGTGACTATGTCAGGGAGTAGCGGATATGTTCTTACAGGATACACGATAGGGTAG
- the LOC131263566 gene encoding protein timeless homolog: MSVFFAEIDAICSSLGWEDGDKYHMDPEALQGLKHLIWILKQDKVVHECRRYIGGKRVVQTDLIPMLISNFHNADLVDVLLRLLVNLTFPTLLLYNGNYPKDAVEQRKCMRLIDIAEEYKEAFSVKGVWSVLGDRLEKILHTDWAVRSEADGLIIERILILIRNVLQVPANVEKEKRMDNDASLHDCLLWALHQAGILDLILYILGSPHENRFLIHSLEIVSLVYREQSTASLADATLQRSTIEKKNDEMQLIKALHPPGGSRKPLSTARHSRFRGTYTFHNLKSISEADAICHQSLEKIVRSEELGAEKQRIKQPSRHVKETEKVERKSIFSVRLFLREYGMEILRLYNNMVRQVRRYLDQHSSVTVSDFNDDSYLLWAIRFFLEFNRHGGLKIELVSESLTIDTFHWIITRMENCMENIVSDKTRKMLWARRLHIAVQTYRELLNNLQALEKKPDANARELLNLLQNNIFYVVEYRETVVHLLKDFNETHHSRAYLRDVVEVAHLFFGMLQKFCKGTVRVQERVKPKKKKSNKNQRKNRNEQADDEQEDAEYLWLEVAPKIAAILESGEGAESTLKEDLPTPFDSASSVPIDDQKGDCVVRIHAILREGAYEQAIKMLYAARSVWTDDGCFGSASSAPDEDLMTLKEIFTANLAQEKNSGAVEETQPEEEESGEDEEEEAERQIHKAEKDFNFEDFAKRLIDPKIVRACTIVLSDWEKIKTPTLKAAVTLLYRIAVELKAPTMLFQLSLLRIFQRVLRASECSHAFELRRLAIYTLRQLQKLHTSSPGEVLYAEMLFYKTARIATAIEIGYDDIYGQTGSSKSRWTEEQEEELRRLFMENQQNPQTDQDVIDWLLENIIDRTRTRRIVIKKLKDLGLIFKAPTKRSNMNRAQHNQFSVEEDTILRQLYDEHRFDQRRTLKRIVNGFGKKFKPGVIVKRLITLGLIADASEVKPPKRGNAERNAGESHSDNDDDDEIDEDDDEDDDDRDRSYSSKPLDVKAVEASLKLLGSAEKESVQWIIECLNEVMQLNEDSDPDPEQQEEGTPMVAIAPYQIAALEKAEFKRLLKTLGIMDVTRHHCYHRIPSTLSPSDLQQRLTILERFCSSDDFELNSPVVLNETVGERGGEEGEDVVNNVDEGERSMSPLRVVDDDDDDANLMPSLQVDDDDSEPEIGSIRITNEASSMKRDRSLDSSDSESEMSVQHSTKKIRKRAAVISSDED, encoded by the coding sequence ATGAGCGTGTTCTTTGCCGAAATCGATGCCATCTGTTCCTCGCTGGGCTGGGAAGATGGCGACAAGTATCATATGGATCCGGAGGCCCTGCAAGGCCTGAAACATTTGATTTGGATCCTGAAGCAGGACAAAGTCGTCCACGAATGTCGTCGGTACATCGGAGGCAAGCGGGTCGTGCAGACCGACCTGATACCGATGCTGATCAGTAACTTTCACAATGCGGACCTGGTGGACGTATTGTTACGTTTACTGGTCAATCTTACGTTTCCAACGCTACTGCTCTACAATGGAAACTACCCAAAGGATGCCGTGGAACAGCGAAAGTGTATGCGACTGATCGACATTGCCGAGGAGTACAAGGAGGCGTTTTCGGTGAAGGGCGTCTGGTCGGTGCTAGGCGATcggttggaaaagattttacaCACCGATTGGGCAGTGCGCAGCGAAGCGGATGGATTAATCATAGAGCGCATTTTGATTCTGATAAGAAACGTGCTGCAGGTGCCAGCAAATGTTGAGAAAGAAAAGCGCATGGATAATGACGCCAGTCTGCACGATTGCCTACTGTGGGCCCTACATCAGGCCGGAATTCTCGATCTGATTTTATACATCCTCGGTTCACCGCACGAAAACCGCTTTCTGATCCACTCACTGGAAATTGTGAGCCTTGTGTACCGGGAACAGTCCACGGCCAGCCTCGCTGATGCGACCTTACAGCGCAGCacgatcgaaaagaaaaacgacgaAATGCAACTGATCAAAGCGTTGCACCCACCGGGCGGGTCCCGGAAACCGCTGTCCACGGCGCGCCACTCCCGCTTTCGAGGCACCTACACGTTCCACAACCTAAAGTCCATCTCGGAGGCCGATGCCATATGCCACCAGTCGCTGGAGAAAATCGTCCGCAGTGAGGAACTCGGCGCGGAAAAGCAACGAATCAAGCAACCCTCTCGCCACGtgaaggaaacggaaaaggtCGAGCGGAAAAGCATCTTCTCAGTGCGTCTGTTTCTGCGCGAGTATGGCATGGAAATTCTGCGCCTCTACAACAACATGGTCCGCCAGGTGCGACGCTATCTGGATCAGCACAGCAGCGTCACCGTGTCCGACTTCAACGACGACTCATACCTGCTATGGGCGATTCGTTTTTTCCTCGAGTTTAACCGCCACGGTGGGTTGAAGATCGAGCTGGTCAGCGAATCGTTAACCATCGACACGTTCCATTGGATCATTACGCGCATGGAGAACTGCATGGAAAACATCGTCTCGGACAAAACCCGAAAAATGCTGTGGGCCCGTCGGCTTCACATCGCCGTACAGACGTACCGGGAGCTGCTGAACAACCTGCAGGCGCTGGAAAAGAAACCGGATGCGAACGCGCGGGAATTGCTAAACCTGCTGCAGAACAACATCTTCTACGTGGTCGAGTACCGTGAGACGGTGGTGCACCTGCTGAAGGACTTCAACGAGACGCACCACAGCCGGGCATACCTTCGCGACGTGGTCGAGGTGGCACACCTGTTCTTTGGCATGCTGCAAAAGTTCTGCAAAGGCACCGTGCGTGTGCAGGAACGGGtgaaaccgaagaaaaaaaagagcaacaAGAACCAACGGAAAAATCGCAACGAACAGGCGGACGACGAACAGGAGGATGCGGAATACCTTTGGCTTGAGGTGGCGCCAAAGATTGCTGCCATCCTTGAGTCGGGCGAAGGGGCCGAATCGACGCTGAAGGAAGATCTACCAACACCCTTTGATTCGGCTTCGTCCGTCCCGATCGATGACCAGAAAGGGGACTGCGTGGTTCGCATCCACGCGATTCTCCGCGAGGGCGCGTACGAACAGGCAATCAAAATGTTGTACGCCGCGCGATCAGTTTGGACCGACGACGGTTGCTTTGGTAGTGCATCATCAGCACCGGACGAAGATTTGATGACATTGAAAGAAATCTTCACGGCAAACCTAGCGCAGGAGAAGAACAGTGGTGCGGTCGAGGAAACCCAACCGGAGGAGGAAGAGTCCGGTGAGGACGAAGAAGAGGAAGCGGAACGGCAGATTCATAAGGCGGAAAAAGATTTCAACTTCGAAGACTTCGCCAAACGGTTGATCGATCCGAAGATCGTGCGTGCCTGTACGATCGTGCTGAGTGATTGGGAGAAAATCAAGACACCAACGCTTAAGGCGGCCGTAACGCTTCTCTATCGGATTGCCGTGGAGTTGAAAGCGCCGACGATGTTGTTCCAGCTATCGTTGCTACGCATCTTTCAGCGAGTTCTACGGGCGTCCGAGTGCTCCCACGCGTTCGAGCTGCGCCGGCTTGCAATATACACGTTGCGGCAGCTGCAAAAGCTCCATACGTCCTCCCCGGGCGAGGTGTTGTATGCGGAGATGCTCTTCTACAAAACGGCACGTATCGCAACGGCGATCGAAATCGGGTACGACGATATTTACGGTCAAACGGGCTCGTCCAAGAGTCGCTGGACGGAGGAACAAGAGGAAGAGCTGCGGAGGTTGTTTATGGAAAACCAGCAGAACCCACAGACCGATCAGGACGTGATCGATTGGCTGCTGGAAAACATTATCGATCGCACGCGTACCCGCAGGATCGTCATCAAGAAGCTGAAAGACTTGGGGCTCATTTTTAAGGCTCCAACTAAGCGGAGCAATATGAATCGCGCCCAGCACAATCAGTTCAGCGTCGAGGAGGACACGATACTGCGGCAACTGTATGACGAGCACCGGTTTGATCAACGGCGCACACTGAAACGGATCGTGAACGGTTTTGGGAAAAAGTTCAAACCGGGTGTGATCGTGAAACGACTGATCACACTAGGGTTGATTGCGGATGCGAGCGAAGTGAAGCCACCGAAGCGAGGAAACGCAGAGCGTAATGCTGGCGAAAGCCATTccgacaacgacgatgacgacgagatcgacgaagacgatgacgaggatgatgatgatcgcgaCAGAAGCTACAGCAGCAAGCCACTGGATGTAAAGGCTGTCGAAGCTAGCCTCAAACTGTTGGGGTCGGCCGAAAAGGAAAGTGTCCAGTGGATTATCGAGTGCCTGAACGAGGTAATGCAACTGAACGAAGACTCGGATCCCGATCCGGAGCAACAGGAGGAAGGAACGCCAATGGTTGCAATCGCACCCTACCAGATCGCTGCCCTGGAAAAGGCAGAATTTAAACGCTTGCTAAAAACACTCGGTATAATGGATGTGACCAGGCACCACTGTTATCACCGGATACCATCTACGTTGAGCCCGTCGGATTTACAACAGCGCCTTACGATCCTGGAGCGGTTTTGTAGCTCCGATGACTTTGAGCTGAATTCACCGGTCGTCCTGAATGAAACGGTAGGCGAACGGGGAGGAGAGGAGGGGGAAGATGTGGTCAACAACGTCGACGAAGGTGAACGATCCATGTCTCCGTTGCGCGTcgttgacgatgacgatgatgacgcgAATCTAATGCCTTCGTTGCAAGTTGATGATGACGACAGTGAACCGGAAATTGGGTCAATCCGGATAACGAATGAAGCATCATCGATGAAACGTGACCGTTCGTTGGACTCCTCGGATTCGGAATCGGAAATGAGCGTGCAGCATAGTACGAAGAAGATACGGAAAAGGGCCGCAGTCATTAGTAGCGATGAagattga
- the LOC131263572 gene encoding tRNA pseudouridine synthase-like 1, with translation MNRYLINLSYIGTRFRGIQRKIDKSVGQFQDPHTVQGVIEEALLKLRSVNVPTLKLSSRTDTGVHALHNTVHVDLERPNGKPYDAEKITKALNRAFERDAQSLRILSTVHVPNTFHARLCAKSRTYLYRLAVLKKEYARNHPLQHPQSRFIPIEEHDRCYFLGHPRFDIDTFANIARSFEGVHDFRTFMAVAKGNPRQQEAMHSLRRIDQVTVDRGQTMTTAFSREKTEKYYDFWDVRVRGRSFLYRQVRRMVGAWVAAAEGRISDRDVYHMLTVPSQNSWCSNVFVAPAYALYLCQVEYDPADLAFPAITQHPTGDTDGQFSGATAQPQNGTPTYRNDRHIHGW, from the exons ATGAATCGTTACTTAATCAACCTATCGTACATCGGCACCCGGTTTCG TGGCATTCAGCGGAAGATCGACAAGTCGGTGGGCCAGTTTCAGGATCCTCACACCGTACAGGGAGTCATCGAGGAGGCACTGCTTAAGCTACGATCGGTGAACGTTCCCACATTAAAGCTGTCCAGTCG AACAGACACAGGCGTACACGCTCTCCACAACACTGTCCATGTAGATTTGGAACGGCCAAATGGAAAGCCGTACGATGCGGAAAAAATCACCAAAGCGCTCAATCGTGCGTTCGAACGGGATGCCCAATCTTTGCGAATACTAAGCACCGTACATGTGCCAAATACATTCCATGCGCGGTTGTGCGCCAAATCCCGAACCTATTTGTATCGGTTGGCGGTGCTGAAGAAAGAATACGCCCGTAATCACCCCCTCCAGCATCCACAATCTCGATTCATACCGATCGAAGAGCACGATCGATGCTATTTTCTTGG GCATCCGCGGTTCGATATAGACACGTTTGCCAACATTGCACGTTCGTTTGAAGGTGTGCATGATTTTCGAACTTTTATGGCAGTTGCTAAAGGAAATCCGCGACAGCAGGAAGCGATGCATTCGCTGAGACGCATCGATCAGGTCACGGTGGATCGAGGGCAGACAATGACGACAGCCTTTAGTAGGGAGAAGACGGAAAAGTACTATGACTTTTGGGACGTACGGGTACGAGGACGTTCGTTTCTTTACAGACAG GTACGGCGCATGGTAGGAGCCTGGGTTGCAGCAGCCGAAGGACGCATCAGTGATCGGGACGTGTACCATATGCTCACAGTGCCCTCTCAAAACTCGTGGTGTTCCAACGTGTTTGTAGCTCCCGCTTACGCCCTCTACCTCTGCCAAGTAGAGTACGATCCAGCCGATCTCGCTTTTCCCGCGATCACCCAGCATCCCACCGGCGATACCGATGGCCAGTTTTCTGGAGCAACTGCGCAACCGCAAAACGGAACTCCAACGTACCGAAACGACCGTCACATACATGGATGGTAG